The region ATTCATACGGAAGCAACCATCACCAGCAATATTAATTACTGTCTTATCTGGCATTCCGACCTTTGCTCCAAGACTTGCCCCTAAGCCGTATCCCATTGTCCCTAATCCACCCGAAGTAATAAATGTTCTAGGATTTCTATATTTAATGTACTGTGCTGCCCACATCTGGTGCTGTCCTACCTCAGTTGTAATAATTGCATTCTCACCTGCAAGTTCATCAATTTTTTCTAAGATGTAAGGACCTGTTAAAACATTATTCTGATAAGTTAATGGATGTTTTTTCTTGCTTTCTTCAACTTTTTTCATCCATTCTTCATGTGATTGTTGTTCTAACTTCTCATTTAGTAAACGAAGAACTGCTTTGATATCTCCAATTAACCGTTTGTCTATAACAACATTCTTATTAATCTCAACCGGATCGATATCAATATGTATCTTCTTCGCATTTTGTGCAAACCTTGTAGCATTTCCAGTTACTCGGTCGCTAAAACGCGTTCCGATTGCTATAAATAAATCACATTCCGTAACACTTAAATTCGAAGTTTTTGTACCATGCATTCCAAGCATTCCGGTATACCTTGTATGGTTTCCTGGAAATGCACCTTTTCCCATCAAAGAATCTGTAACCGGGCAATCTAAGAGCTCTACAAATTCCATCAACTCTTTTTCTGCTCCCGATATAATAGCACCGCCGCCTACAAATACCATAGGTTTCTTACAACCACGAAGTAAGGCTAAAGTCTCATTCAAATCTTTACTAGTTACTTTTAGATATTCGTCATAGGTAATCTCTTCTGGTTCAGCCTCCACGTATTCATATTTTGCTGCTGTAACATCCTTTGTAATATCAATCAAAACAGGACCTGGTCTTCCACTCTTTGCTATCTTAAATGCACGACGGATCGTATCAGCAAGCTTCGTAATATCTTTCACAATAAAATTATGCTTTGTGATTGGCATCGTGATTCCCGCAATGTCAACCTCTTGAAAGCTGTCTTTACCAAGAAGAGGTACAGGAACGTTACCTGTAATTGCAACCATAGGAACAGAATCCATATAAGCGGTTGCGATACCAGTTACTAAATTCGTTGCACCTGGACCTGACGTTGCAAGACATACACCGACTTTTCCGGTTGCTCGTGCATAGCCATCCGCAGCATGGGAAGCCCCTTGTTCATGGGAAGTTAAAATATGTCTTATCTCGTCCTGATGACGATAAAGCTCATCATAAATGTTAAGCACCTGACCACCTGGATATCCAAATATGGTGTCAACGCCTTGTTCTTTCAAGCACTCAATTAAAATTTGCGAACCGGTTAATAACATACTGCACCTCTTTCTATAGTATCATTTTTTCAATCTTTTAATCTTGCCACTTCTGCAATCTCCAATCAGTGAAGAACTCTTTTTTGCGTGTGAATCACAAACAGAAGATAGTAAGCTTTATCTTAATCTTTCTTACTTAACACGTGGAACTTCTAAAATTGCACCACGATTTCCAGAGGTAACCATAGCAGTATAACGTGCAAGGTAACCCGTCGTAATTTTGGGCTCTCTTGGGCTCCAATTGACTCTTCTTCTCTCTAACTCCTCGTCGGATACTACGAAGTTAAGAGAATTATTCGGTATATCAATTTTGATGATATCCCCCTCCTCTATGAGAGCGATATTACCACCAACCGCTGCTTCCGGTGATACGTGACCTATCGATGCACCTCTGGATGCACCAGAGAAACGGCCATCTGTAATTAATGCAACAGAAGAACCAAGTCCCATACCTGCAATAGCAGAGGTAGGGTTTAGCATTTCTCGCATACCAGGTCCACCCTTTGGTCCTTCATATCGAATTACTACGACATCTCCCGCAACAATTTTCCCACTCTTAATTGCGTCAATTGCATCCTCTTCACAATCAAATACTCTTGCAGGTCCAACATGCACCATCATCTCAGGTGCTACAGCAGAGCGTTTTACTACACCGGAGTCTGGCGCTAGATTACCCTTTAACACTGCGATTCCACCAGTTTGACTATATGGATTTTCAATTGGACGAATTGTATCTGGATCTCTATTTACACAGCCTTCAATATTCTCTTTAATAGTCTTACCTGTACAAGTAATTAGGTCTGTATACAATAATCCCTTCTTATCAAGTTCATTCATAACAGCATAGACACCGCCGGCTTCATTCAAATCTTCCATGTAAGTATGACCAGCCGGAGCAAGGTGACATAGGTTTGGAGTCTTTGCACTGATTTCATTTGCGATATCTACATTTAAATCAACTCCTGCCTCATGAGCAATGGCTGGTAGGTGTAACATACTGTTTGTAGAACAGCCAAGTGCCATATCGACTGCCAACGCATTAAGAAAAGCCTTCTCTGACATAATATCTCTTGGACGTATATTATTCTGTAGAAGCTCCATAATCTTCATACCGGCATGTTTTGCAAGTCGAATACGTTCAGAGTATACTGCTGGAATTGTTCCATTTCCTTTCAGTCCCATTCCTAGCGCCTCTGTTAAACAGTTCATACTGTTTGCCGTATACATTCCGGAGCAAGATCCGCAGGTTGGGCAAACTTTATTTTCAAATTCCTCAACTTCCTCTTCCGTCATCTTACCAGCTGCATGTGCGCCAACTGCTTCAAACATACTGCTAAGGCTTCTCTTTTCTCCGTGAACACGACCTGCAAGCATTGGTCCTCCACTTACAAATATGGTAGGAATATTTACTCTAGCTGCTGCCATAAGTAAACCTGGAACATTCTTATCACAGTTTGGAACCATTACTAAAGCATCAAAACTATGTGCCATTGCCATTGCTTCAGTAGAATCAGCAATCAAATCCCTCGTTACTAGGGAATATTTCATACCGATATGTCCCATCGCAATTCCATCACATACTGCAATCGCTGGAAATACGATTGGTGTTCCTCCTGCCATCGCAACTCCTAATTTCACGGCTTCCACTATCTTATCTAAGTTCATATGTCCTGGTACAATTTCATTATAAGAACTTACAATACCTATGAGTGGTTTATCTAGTTCTTCCTTGGTTAATCCCAACGCATTAAATAAAGATCGATGAGGTGCTTGTTGTATCCCTTTGGTTACTGCATCACTTTTCATATCTCTATACACCTTTCTTTCTGTAATTTCTTTATTCTTAATCTCAACCAATCACACATTTCAAATCTTATAATCAAACCAACAAAGTGAGTCCACGTCTCTTTGATATTAAAAAAACGCCCGCCATAAGCAAGGATGCTTAGGGCGAACGTAATATCCGTGGTACCACCTAATTTCAGAATTTCTTCTGCTCTCTACAGTACAGGTTGCTCCTTATGAAGCAGAACCAATACTGTTTCCTTTTAACGGTGGACATCCGTTGAAGCCTACTAAGTAACTACTGTTCGGTTCAAAGCTCCGAGGCTACTTCCCGGTACATAAGCACTCCTGTACCATATGGCTATAAGTTCCCTTTTACCACTACTACGAATCTCCCGAAGACTTTCACCAGCCGTCTCCTCTCTTTGCTTCGATTCCGTAAGTACTCCTCCTCATCAACGCCTTTAAACTATTGATTTTTGTATTCAGTTATAACCAAAACTCTCCAAAAATTCTATTTGTATTGCAGTATAGTCTAGCAGAACTTTATTTTAAAGTCAACTGTCTTTTCAATATTAATATTTTATGGCAGATATAACTTTTAATACTTAAACAAGCCCTGAATATAACTAAAAAGAGCTAAGAAAACTTAAGTAATTCTGTTTTCTTAACTCCTTTTTCTTGACTCTTTTTTCTTAATTCTTTTTTCTTAACTTTTTATCAATTCTTTTTAGCTACCTATTATTTTGCGTATAACTCAATAATCTTTATTAGAATCTCCACTACTTTCTCCATTGCATTAACAGAGACATACTCATATCGTCCATGATAGTTTTCGCCTCCAGTACAAAGGTTTGGGCAAGGAAGACCCATAAAGGACAAACGAGCGCCATCCGTACCACCACGAATAGGAACAACAGTCGGTGTAATCTCTAGTGCCTCCATAGCTTCTTTGGCACGATCTACTAAATGCATGTGTGGTTCAACTTTTTCTTTCATATTATAATAGTTGTCTTTTATCTCCGCTGAGAAAGTATCCTGACCATATTTCTCATTTAAAAATTCGCAAACTTTAGAAAATAACTTCTTCT is a window of Lachnoclostridium phytofermentans ISDg DNA encoding:
- the ilvB gene encoding biosynthetic-type acetolactate synthase large subunit codes for the protein MLLTGSQILIECLKEQGVDTIFGYPGGQVLNIYDELYRHQDEIRHILTSHEQGASHAADGYARATGKVGVCLATSGPGATNLVTGIATAYMDSVPMVAITGNVPVPLLGKDSFQEVDIAGITMPITKHNFIVKDITKLADTIRRAFKIAKSGRPGPVLIDITKDVTAAKYEYVEAEPEEITYDEYLKVTSKDLNETLALLRGCKKPMVFVGGGAIISGAEKELMEFVELLDCPVTDSLMGKGAFPGNHTRYTGMLGMHGTKTSNLSVTECDLFIAIGTRFSDRVTGNATRFAQNAKKIHIDIDPVEINKNVVIDKRLIGDIKAVLRLLNEKLEQQSHEEWMKKVEESKKKHPLTYQNNVLTGPYILEKIDELAGENAIITTEVGQHQMWAAQYIKYRNPRTFITSGGLGTMGYGLGASLGAKVGMPDKTVINIAGDGCFRMNMNEIATATRYNIPVIQVIFNNHVLGMVRQWQTLFYGRRYSQTILNDKVDFVKLAEAMGAKAFRITKKEEVEPVLKEALSLNEPVVIDCIIDNDDKVWPMVAPGAAIEECFNEDDLDKKN
- the ilvD gene encoding dihydroxy-acid dehydratase → MKSDAVTKGIQQAPHRSLFNALGLTKEELDKPLIGIVSSYNEIVPGHMNLDKIVEAVKLGVAMAGGTPIVFPAIAVCDGIAMGHIGMKYSLVTRDLIADSTEAMAMAHSFDALVMVPNCDKNVPGLLMAAARVNIPTIFVSGGPMLAGRVHGEKRSLSSMFEAVGAHAAGKMTEEEVEEFENKVCPTCGSCSGMYTANSMNCLTEALGMGLKGNGTIPAVYSERIRLAKHAGMKIMELLQNNIRPRDIMSEKAFLNALAVDMALGCSTNSMLHLPAIAHEAGVDLNVDIANEISAKTPNLCHLAPAGHTYMEDLNEAGGVYAVMNELDKKGLLYTDLITCTGKTIKENIEGCVNRDPDTIRPIENPYSQTGGIAVLKGNLAPDSGVVKRSAVAPEMMVHVGPARVFDCEEDAIDAIKSGKIVAGDVVVIRYEGPKGGPGMREMLNPTSAIAGMGLGSSVALITDGRFSGASRGASIGHVSPEAAVGGNIALIEEGDIIKIDIPNNSLNFVVSDEELERRRVNWSPREPKITTGYLARYTAMVTSGNRGAILEVPRVK